A region of Prochlorothrix hollandica PCC 9006 = CALU 1027 DNA encodes the following proteins:
- the tpiA gene encoding triose-phosphate isomerase codes for MRNIVIAGNWKMHKTQAETSEFLSGFLPQLENTPDDREVVLCPPFTDLHLLSKSLHGSRVRVGAQNVHWAESGAYTGEISPAMLTELSVRYVVVGHSERREYFGETDATVNLRLRAAQGAGLRPILCVGETKQQRDQGQIETVIFEQLAKGLIGVDQSQLVIAYEPIWAIGTGETCEANEANRVIGQIRSKLDNKLVPIQYGGSVKPGNIDEIMAQPEIDGALVGGASLEPADFARIVNYQ; via the coding sequence GTGCGAAATATTGTCATTGCTGGTAATTGGAAAATGCATAAAACCCAGGCGGAAACCTCAGAGTTTCTGTCGGGATTTTTGCCGCAGTTAGAAAACACCCCCGACGATCGCGAGGTGGTGCTTTGTCCTCCCTTTACCGATCTCCATCTGCTCTCCAAGAGCCTCCATGGCAGTCGAGTGCGGGTTGGTGCCCAGAATGTTCACTGGGCTGAGTCGGGAGCCTATACGGGCGAGATTTCCCCGGCCATGTTGACGGAGTTGAGTGTGCGCTATGTGGTGGTGGGCCACAGCGAACGTCGTGAGTATTTTGGGGAAACCGATGCGACGGTGAACCTGCGGCTGCGGGCTGCCCAGGGGGCGGGGCTGCGACCGATCCTCTGTGTCGGGGAAACCAAGCAACAGCGGGATCAGGGACAGATTGAGACGGTTATTTTTGAGCAGTTGGCCAAGGGCTTGATCGGGGTGGATCAAAGTCAGTTGGTGATTGCCTATGAACCGATTTGGGCCATTGGCACGGGGGAGACCTGTGAGGCCAATGAGGCGAACCGGGTGATTGGCCAAATCCGCAGCAAGCTGGATAACAAACTGGTGCCGATTCAATATGGGGGATCGGTGAAACCGGGCAATATTGATGAAATTATGGCCCAACCGGAAATCGATGGGGCTTTGGTGGGGGGGGCCAGTTTGGAACCGGCGGATTTTGCCCGCATTGTCAATTACCAGTAA
- the folP gene encoding dihydropteroate synthase has translation MAESLTTRDRVFNWGDRTYVMGILNVTPDSFSDGGEFDQGDRALAQAQALVAGGVDIVDIGGQSSRPGAVDIGLEAELERVIPVITALRRGGLGLPISVDTTRSAVAAAALAAGADWINDISGGTFEPEILAVAAQYHAPVVLMHLRGTPQTMQTLTDYEDLLGEISQFFQTQVAAAVAAGVSPDRIILDPGIGFAKTYDQNLEIFQGLPRLKALGYPLLVGPSRKSFIGQILQQPNPKERVWGTAAACCGAITGGADLVRVHDGAEMVQVCRVADALAGRGR, from the coding sequence ATGGCTGAGTCCTTAACGACCCGCGATCGCGTTTTCAACTGGGGCGATCGCACCTATGTCATGGGCATTCTCAATGTGACCCCCGATAGTTTCAGTGATGGGGGGGAGTTTGACCAGGGCGATCGGGCCTTGGCCCAAGCCCAGGCTTTGGTGGCGGGGGGAGTGGATATTGTCGATATTGGGGGCCAGTCTAGCCGACCGGGGGCGGTGGACATTGGACTGGAGGCGGAACTGGAGCGGGTGATCCCGGTGATTACGGCCCTGCGCCGGGGGGGGCTGGGGTTGCCCATTTCGGTGGATACGACCCGATCGGCGGTGGCGGCGGCAGCATTGGCGGCAGGGGCGGACTGGATTAATGACATTTCCGGGGGCACGTTTGAACCGGAGATCCTGGCGGTGGCGGCCCAGTATCACGCGCCGGTGGTGTTGATGCACCTGCGGGGCACGCCCCAAACCATGCAAACGTTGACGGATTATGAGGATCTGTTGGGGGAGATCAGCCAGTTTTTCCAAACCCAGGTGGCGGCGGCGGTGGCGGCGGGGGTGAGTCCCGATCGCATTATTCTCGATCCCGGCATTGGTTTTGCCAAGACCTATGACCAAAATCTAGAGATTTTCCAGGGTTTGCCCCGCCTCAAGGCGTTGGGCTATCCCCTGCTGGTGGGACCGTCTCGCAAAAGTTTTATCGGTCAGATTTTGCAACAGCCTAACCCCAAGGAGCGGGTCTGGGGAACGGCGGCGGCCTGCTGCGGGGCCATCACGGGGGGAGCAGATCTGGTGCGGGTCCATGATGGGGCGGAGATGGTGCAGGTGTGCCGGGTGGCGGATGCTTTGGCGGGACGGGGACGTTAG
- a CDS encoding type II toxin-antitoxin system YoeB family toxin translates to MKTYRIVFSKQAKKDIEELTSKQKAKLQRILQDIILPNPHGGKPLKGDLKGLYSYRLNLKDRLVYEIYDEDLVILVIRAKTHYGQ, encoded by the coding sequence ATGAAAACATATCGTATTGTTTTCTCTAAGCAAGCCAAAAAAGATATAGAAGAACTGACATCGAAGCAAAAAGCAAAACTGCAAAGGATCTTACAAGACATTATTTTGCCGAACCCCCATGGGGGCAAACCCTTAAAAGGTGACTTAAAAGGACTATATTCCTATCGTCTCAACCTTAAAGATCGCCTTGTCTATGAAATCTATGACGAAGACTTAGTTATTCTTGTCATTAGGGCAAAAACCCATTATGGACAATAA
- a CDS encoding type II toxin-antitoxin system Phd/YefM family antitoxin, with protein sequence MYKVTVDYAKNNLDELCDRATKESEGVSIVRNNQSYILVTQEEWESLLETALLLQVPHILQHIETARQDYVKGETFSMEQLFG encoded by the coding sequence ATGTATAAAGTTACCGTTGATTACGCCAAGAATAACCTTGATGAGCTATGCGATAGAGCCACAAAAGAATCTGAAGGGGTATCCATTGTTCGTAACAATCAGAGCTATATTCTCGTTACCCAAGAGGAATGGGAATCACTCCTGGAAACAGCATTGCTCCTGCAAGTTCCCCATATCCTTCAACACATTGAAACCGCAAGACAGGACTATGTGAAAGGAGAAACATTCAGCATGGAGCAACTCTTTGGATGA